Genomic window (candidate division WOR-3 bacterium):
CCTTGCGGCGTCACCAGGACATCAGTCGGGTGCAGGACATAGGCCGAAGGGTATTCGGCCAGGTGCTCTGTCTCTGCTACGCACCGGCGGCCGCAACTAGCGAACCCACAGCATCCTCTGTCCCCAACCGTCCAGTGCACAGGCCGATTCGCCGACTTGCATTTCTCTTGGGCCGCGGAACCGACTCCGCCGCGGACCGCAACCGCCTCAAACGCCGACTGCGCGAAATCTACCGGCANNNNNNNNNNTTTCGACTATGTTATCAGGGTCAGGCCAGAAGCTGGTAGACTTGACTATCAACACCTGACCCACCACCTCCAGTTACTAACAAGGAAACTGAAAGATGATTACTCGGTTAGCTAGGATTGCAATCCGTTCGTACCAGTACACGCTCGGGCTCGTCCTCCCTGATGCCTGTCGGTTCCAACCGACCTGTTCGGAATACGCACTTCAGGCAATAGAGCGGCACGGCGCCGCCGGGCTCTGGCTCGCCCTGCACCGCATCCTGCGCTGTCACCCATGGGGCGGGTACGGCTATGACCCGGTGCCCTCGCCGGCCAATGCGGTTAGAATTGAGCAGTCAGTACCTGGGACGCGCAATGGCCCGACATTGGAGGAGCTGACGATACCGAACGCTTCTTCCCACGCAGAGCAAGAATGAGCAAGGATACCCTGAGGATGGTCATCGGGTTCGTGGTCATCATGGTCATCCTCGTCGCCTGGCAGATGCTGTACCGACCCACACCTAGACCAGCGCCGGCCGAAACGCCGGCTCAGGCCGAGACAGCAAGTGCGAACCCGCCCGGAGCTAATTTGGCGGCGCAACCATCATCGCCTGCTCCCGCTTTTGAGCCTCCCAAGAAACCTTCCCCGTTACTCTCCGGTGCTCCAGTCGCCGAGACAACCTTCGTGCTCGAGAACGACTTTCTCAGGCTTGAGTTCAGCAACGTTGGCGGCGTACTGCGCTCAGCTTGGCTCAAGAAATACCGGGCCGAGCTTGTACCCGAGGGCAACACCATCTTGTCGACGCTTCTGCTCACGAGCAGCGATACTCTCGACCTTTCCGACACCCGCTTGCATGCTACCGCAACTGACTCATCGGTAGTTTTCACCCTCGAAGCAGACAACATAGCCCTCACCAGGAAATTTGTCATCGGTCCTGACTACACCGTTACCCAACAGACTGAACTCTCGGGTGCAACCGGCTTTATCCTTAACGTTGGCGCTGGCATTGCGGTCACCGAGGAAAATGCCAAGGAAGACCTCACCCACTTCCATTTCTTTGTTCGGACCGAGAACAGGGTTCAGCGCATTGCACCCCGAAGCTGCAAGAATCCGCAAATTACCGCCAGAGCTGACTGGGCCGGCCTCAAGTCCAAGTACTTCTTTATTGCCGCGGTGAGTCGGCAGCACGAGTTCCAGTCAACTTGTGTCCAAGCACTTCCGGACGGCCGGCTCGGGTTCACCGCATCTGTCAACGCACCATCAAGTGAATTGCTGTTTTACCTTGGCCCGGTCGAATATCATCGCCTCAAGTCTTTCCACCTCGGCT
Coding sequences:
- the yidD gene encoding membrane protein insertion efficiency factor YidD, with the translated sequence MITRLARIAIRSYQYTLGLVLPDACRFQPTCSEYALQAIERHGAAGLWLALHRILRCHPWGGYGYDPVPSPANAVRIEQSVPGTRNGPTLEELTIPNASSHAEQE
- the yidC gene encoding membrane protein insertase YidC — translated: MSKDTLRMVIGFVVIMVILVAWQMLYRPTPRPAPAETPAQAETASANPPGANLAAQPSSPAPAFEPPKKPSPLLSGAPVAETTFVLENDFLRLEFSNVGGVLRSAWLKKYRAELVPEGNTILSTLLLTSSDTLDLSDTRLHATATDSSVVFTLEADNIALTRKFVIGPDYTVTQQTELSGATGFILNVGAGIAVTEENAKEDLTHFHFFVRTENRVQRIAPRSCKNPQITARADWAGLKSKYFFIAAVSRQHEFQSTCVQALPDGRLGFTASVNAPSSELLFYLGPVEYHRLKSFHLGFEEAVSLGWAKPIALGILWLLRLLYRVFRNWGVAIIIFSTIMKAAFYPLTRSQTRQMRQMQLLQPKLNELKVKYKDNPQALNQETMQLYKLYRINPLSGCLPMLVQLPVFWALYTVLRSFVDLRGAGFVLWLKDLSQPDTLFGHLPFLGNPAIGLLPILMGASFIAQNMLTTTDKKNWALTVIFPIFITVMFLNFPSGLQLYWFTYNILSILESMIGLRGGKIWLRQIPKKALPSAAADQK